One window of the Nocardia huaxiensis genome contains the following:
- a CDS encoding cyclase family protein, with the protein MASPEFLDIAKRVNNWGRWGSDDEIGTLNLITDEVVRAAAATVRTGRRVALAVPLSQQGIQTGMIPGRVNPLHSMIAVNWEMFGPKTIATSDDVVTMGLQAGTHWDALTHISRDGRIYNGRPADTITAHGGAAVSGIEKIPHLVSRGVLLDVAKARGVERLPSDHAVTPEDLEAAEELAATTVRAGDIVLVRTGQMQLFLAGDRHGYAVPSPGISVRCPEWFHARDVAAVATDTLTFEIFPPELEGVWLAVHALHLVEMGMLQGQNWNLEPLSVACAEESRYEFLLSAMPEPFVGATGTPVAPVAIL; encoded by the coding sequence ATGGCGTCACCTGAATTCCTGGATATCGCGAAGCGCGTGAACAATTGGGGCCGTTGGGGTTCCGACGACGAGATCGGCACCCTCAACCTCATCACCGACGAGGTGGTCCGGGCGGCCGCCGCGACCGTGCGCACCGGCCGCCGCGTCGCGCTCGCGGTTCCCCTGAGCCAGCAGGGAATTCAGACCGGCATGATCCCCGGCCGGGTCAACCCGCTGCACAGCATGATCGCCGTCAACTGGGAGATGTTCGGCCCCAAGACCATTGCCACCAGTGACGACGTGGTCACCATGGGCCTGCAGGCCGGAACCCACTGGGACGCACTCACCCACATCTCGCGCGACGGCCGCATCTACAACGGTCGCCCCGCCGACACCATCACCGCGCACGGCGGCGCGGCGGTCAGCGGCATCGAGAAGATCCCGCATCTGGTCTCGCGCGGCGTGCTGCTGGATGTGGCGAAAGCCCGTGGCGTGGAGCGGCTCCCGTCGGATCACGCGGTCACCCCCGAAGACCTGGAGGCCGCCGAGGAACTGGCCGCAACCACCGTCCGCGCCGGCGATATCGTACTCGTGCGCACCGGCCAGATGCAGCTGTTCCTGGCCGGTGACCGTCACGGCTATGCCGTTCCGTCCCCGGGCATTTCGGTCCGCTGCCCGGAATGGTTCCACGCCCGCGATGTCGCCGCCGTCGCCACCGACACCCTCACCTTCGAGATTTTCCCGCCCGAACTCGAGGGCGTGTGGCTGGCCGTGCACGCCCTGCACCTGGTGGAAATGGGCATGCTGCAAGGCCAGAACTGGAATTTGGAACCGCTGTCGGTCGCCTGCGCGGAGGAATCGCGCTACGAATTCCTGCTCTCCGCCATGCCGGAACCCTTCGTCGGCGCCACCGGCACCCCGGTCGCTCCGGTCGCGATCTTGTAA
- a CDS encoding AMP-binding protein: MSTSTGRPRPASYSFGVWNAPLLGDTIGANLDRTASAFPDRDALIDYTTGIRWTYREFVAEVDALALGLLAAGVGKGDRVGIWAPNCPQWTLVQYATAKLGAILVNINPAYRAHELRYVLRQAGVHTLVAAPSFKTSDYAAMIAEVRPECPELVQVVLLDSAEWRLLFDTGRAGDRRQLALAQSGLSADDPINIQYTSGTTGFPKGATLSHHNILNNGYFVGELCGYTEQDRICIPVPFYHCFGMVMGNLAATSHGAAMVIPAPSFDPRSTLEAVAAERCTSLYGVPTMFIAELADPEFDGYDLSSLRTGIMAGSPCPVEVMKQVIERMGMREVSICYGMTETSPVSTQTRADDSLAQRTATVGRAGPHIEIKIVDPVTGLTVPRGEPGELCTRGYSVMLGYWDEPQKTSEAIDSARWMHTGDLATMDEDGYVAITGRIKDMVIRGGENIYPREIEEFLYTHPDILDAQVIGVPDVKYGEELMAWVRMREGATALTAESLREFCNDRLAHFKIPRYVRVVDDFPMTVTGKIRKVEMREISARLLGLTGEEQQ; the protein is encoded by the coding sequence GTGAGTACAAGCACGGGCCGGCCTCGGCCGGCAAGCTATTCCTTCGGAGTGTGGAACGCGCCGCTGCTGGGAGACACCATCGGCGCCAATCTGGATCGCACCGCGTCCGCGTTCCCGGACCGCGACGCCCTGATCGACTACACCACCGGCATTCGCTGGACCTATCGCGAATTCGTAGCGGAGGTCGATGCCCTGGCGCTGGGCCTGCTGGCGGCCGGGGTGGGCAAGGGCGACCGGGTGGGCATCTGGGCGCCGAACTGCCCGCAGTGGACGCTGGTGCAGTACGCGACGGCCAAGCTCGGTGCGATCCTGGTCAATATCAATCCGGCGTATCGGGCGCACGAGCTGCGATATGTCTTGCGGCAGGCCGGGGTTCACACGCTGGTGGCGGCGCCGTCGTTCAAGACCTCCGACTACGCCGCCATGATCGCCGAGGTGCGGCCGGAGTGCCCGGAACTCGTGCAGGTGGTGCTGCTGGACAGCGCGGAGTGGCGGCTGCTGTTCGACACCGGCCGAGCGGGTGATCGGCGGCAGCTGGCGCTGGCGCAGTCGGGCCTTTCCGCCGACGATCCGATCAATATCCAATACACCTCGGGCACAACGGGTTTCCCGAAGGGCGCGACGCTCAGCCACCACAATATCCTCAACAACGGATATTTCGTGGGCGAGCTGTGCGGGTACACCGAACAGGACCGGATCTGCATTCCGGTGCCCTTCTACCACTGCTTCGGCATGGTCATGGGCAATCTGGCCGCCACCAGTCACGGCGCGGCCATGGTCATCCCGGCCCCGTCCTTCGACCCCCGCTCGACGCTGGAAGCCGTTGCGGCCGAGCGCTGTACCTCGCTGTACGGGGTGCCGACCATGTTCATCGCCGAACTGGCCGATCCGGAGTTCGACGGCTACGACCTGTCCTCCCTGCGCACCGGCATCATGGCCGGATCGCCGTGCCCGGTGGAGGTCATGAAGCAGGTCATCGAGCGCATGGGCATGCGCGAGGTGAGCATCTGCTACGGCATGACCGAGACCTCGCCGGTGTCCACGCAGACCCGCGCCGACGACAGCCTGGCGCAGCGCACCGCCACCGTGGGCCGCGCCGGACCGCACATCGAGATCAAGATCGTCGACCCGGTGACGGGCCTGACCGTGCCGCGCGGCGAGCCCGGCGAGCTGTGCACGCGCGGCTACTCGGTCATGCTCGGCTACTGGGACGAGCCGCAGAAGACCTCCGAGGCAATCGATTCCGCGCGCTGGATGCACACCGGTGATCTGGCCACCATGGACGAGGACGGCTATGTCGCCATCACCGGCCGGATCAAGGACATGGTGATCCGCGGCGGCGAGAACATCTATCCGCGGGAGATCGAGGAATTCCTCTACACCCACCCGGATATCCTGGATGCTCAGGTGATCGGCGTACCGGATGTGAAATACGGTGAGGAGCTGATGGCCTGGGTGCGGATGCGGGAGGGCGCGACCGCACTGACGGCGGAATCGCTGCGCGAGTTCTGTAACGATCGGCTCGCGCATTTCAAGATTCCGCGTTATGTCCGTGTCGTAGACGACTTTCCGATGACTGTGACGGGCAAAATTCGCAAGGTCGAGATGCGTGAGATCTCCGCGCGCCTGCTCGGCCTGACCGGGGAGGAGCAGCAGTGA
- a CDS encoding AMP-binding protein, protein MTANTDAYRAARDALLSAGADYDTALRTFEWPRLTGEFNWATDWFDVIARGNDRLALWIVEEDGREERVTFDEMAHRSDRVATWLAGLGVAQGDRVMLMLGNQVELWEAMLAVAKLGAIIMPTTGALGSADLIDRIDRGGAGFVIANAADAAKFDQVPGDYTRIVVGAPVEGWHDYSASATVESAGPFRPRTEVTDPLLVYFTSGTTSRPKMVQHSQISYPLGHLTTMYWIGVRPGDVHLAISAPGWAKHAWSCFFTPWLAEATVFVYNYTRFDAAALLHQLRRAEVNTFCAPPTVWRMLIQAELGERPAGMREILGAGEPLNPDVIAQVEKAWGLTIRDGFGQTETTLQVGNTPGQPIKPGSMGRPAPGVPVVLVDPVTGELGDEGEICLDLSAAPVNLMTGYLGDPERNAAVMADGYYHTGDVAGRDADGYITYIGRTDDVFKSSDYKVSPFELESVLIEHPAVVEAAVVPQPDDTRLSVPKAYIALAAGWQADSETARSILEYARDHLAPYLRVRRLEFAELPKTISGKIRRVDLRRREAQAHAAGTPISTEYRYEEILTDPKH, encoded by the coding sequence GTGACCGCCAATACCGACGCCTACCGCGCCGCGCGGGACGCGCTGCTGAGCGCGGGCGCCGACTACGACACCGCCCTGCGCACCTTCGAATGGCCGCGGCTGACCGGCGAATTCAATTGGGCTACCGACTGGTTCGATGTGATCGCGCGCGGCAACGACCGGCTCGCGCTGTGGATCGTCGAGGAGGACGGGCGCGAGGAGCGCGTCACCTTCGACGAGATGGCCCACAGGTCCGATCGCGTCGCCACCTGGCTCGCCGGTCTCGGTGTGGCCCAGGGCGATCGGGTGATGCTCATGCTCGGCAATCAGGTCGAGCTGTGGGAGGCCATGCTGGCGGTCGCCAAACTCGGCGCGATCATCATGCCGACCACCGGCGCGCTCGGATCCGCCGATCTGATCGACCGAATCGACCGGGGCGGAGCCGGTTTCGTCATCGCCAATGCCGCCGACGCGGCCAAGTTCGACCAGGTGCCCGGCGACTACACGCGCATCGTGGTGGGCGCGCCGGTCGAGGGCTGGCACGACTACAGCGCATCGGCCACCGTCGAATCCGCCGGGCCGTTCCGCCCGCGCACCGAGGTGACCGATCCGCTGCTGGTGTACTTCACCTCCGGCACCACCAGCCGCCCGAAGATGGTGCAGCACTCCCAGATCAGTTATCCGCTGGGGCATCTGACGACCATGTACTGGATCGGCGTGCGCCCCGGCGACGTGCATCTGGCCATCAGCGCGCCCGGCTGGGCCAAGCACGCCTGGAGTTGCTTCTTCACCCCGTGGCTGGCCGAGGCCACCGTATTCGTCTACAACTACACGCGTTTCGATGCGGCGGCGCTGCTGCATCAGCTGCGGCGCGCCGAGGTGAACACGTTCTGCGCGCCGCCGACGGTATGGCGCATGCTGATCCAGGCCGAGCTCGGCGAGCGGCCCGCGGGTATGCGCGAAATCCTCGGCGCGGGTGAGCCGCTCAATCCGGATGTGATCGCACAGGTGGAGAAGGCGTGGGGGCTCACCATCCGGGACGGGTTCGGGCAGACGGAAACCACACTGCAGGTGGGCAATACGCCCGGCCAGCCCATCAAACCCGGTTCCATGGGGCGGCCCGCGCCGGGTGTGCCGGTGGTTCTGGTGGATCCCGTCACCGGTGAACTCGGCGACGAGGGCGAGATCTGCCTGGACCTGTCCGCGGCGCCGGTGAACCTCATGACCGGCTACCTGGGCGATCCGGAACGCAATGCCGCGGTCATGGCCGACGGCTACTACCACACCGGCGATGTCGCCGGCCGCGACGCCGACGGCTACATCACCTATATCGGGCGCACCGACGACGTCTTCAAATCCTCCGACTACAAGGTGTCGCCGTTCGAGCTGGAGAGCGTGCTCATCGAGCATCCGGCGGTGGTGGAGGCGGCCGTGGTGCCGCAACCGGACGACACCCGGCTATCGGTGCCCAAGGCGTATATCGCACTCGCGGCAGGCTGGCAGGCCGATTCCGAAACCGCCCGCAGCATCCTCGAATACGCTCGCGACCACCTGGCGCCCTACCTACGCGTGCGGCGCCTCGAATTCGCGGAGCTACCCAAGACCATCTCCGGCAAGATCCGCCGGGTGGACCTACGCCGACGCGAAGCGCAGGCGCATGCCGCCGGCACCCCGATCAGTACCGAGTACCGCTATGAGGAGATCCTGACCGACCCGAAGCACTAG
- a CDS encoding helix-turn-helix transcriptional regulator, which translates to MVSASDALMRPRDTDALRAELRRISAMSKMPVVFGGEVQAGTLVLSEFVGTRTNGMRGLAVAPSSGLGGAAVATGRPRSVADYRSASTITHHYDAPVLGEGLRAVVAVPVVVRGEARAVLYVANRDSGPIGDRVADEMVQAGQRLSMEFTIRDEVDRRLRLNSAWEAAAGAKAVVTEQLRDLHAELRGITQGVSDAQARSRLRDVSDRLARLVSGVAEPEDQVALSPRELDVLAQVSLGCTNAEAAQRLSVRAETVKSYLRSAMTKLGAHTRHEAVVRARRAGLLP; encoded by the coding sequence ATGGTCTCGGCCTCCGACGCTCTCATGCGCCCGCGCGATACCGACGCGTTGCGGGCCGAGCTGCGGCGAATCTCCGCGATGTCCAAGATGCCGGTCGTATTCGGCGGCGAGGTGCAGGCCGGCACGCTGGTCCTGAGCGAGTTCGTCGGCACCCGGACCAATGGCATGCGGGGGCTGGCGGTCGCGCCGAGTTCCGGACTGGGCGGGGCGGCGGTGGCGACCGGGCGGCCGCGCTCGGTGGCCGACTATCGATCGGCGTCGACTATTACTCACCATTACGACGCCCCCGTGCTCGGTGAGGGGCTGCGCGCGGTGGTTGCGGTGCCGGTGGTGGTGCGCGGGGAGGCGCGGGCGGTGCTGTATGTCGCCAATCGCGACTCCGGGCCGATAGGGGATCGGGTCGCCGACGAGATGGTGCAGGCCGGTCAGCGGCTGAGCATGGAGTTCACCATTCGGGACGAGGTGGATCGGCGGCTGCGGCTGAACTCGGCGTGGGAGGCGGCGGCGGGTGCGAAAGCCGTTGTCACCGAACAGCTCCGGGATCTGCACGCGGAGTTGCGCGGCATTACACAGGGGGTGTCGGACGCACAGGCGCGCAGTCGATTACGCGATGTCAGCGACCGGCTGGCGCGGCTGGTCTCCGGCGTGGCCGAGCCCGAGGATCAGGTGGCGCTGTCGCCGCGCGAACTCGACGTGCTCGCACAGGTGTCCCTCGGCTGTACCAATGCCGAAGCGGCGCAGCGGCTTTCGGTGCGCGCGGAAACCGTGAAGAGCTATCTGCGCAGTGCCATGACCAAACTCGGCGCGCACACCCGGCATGAAGCCGTGGTCCGTGCGCGCCGAGCCGGTCTGCTGCCCTGA